The sequence AGGGAAGTCGCAAAACTCGTTGGTAAGCACGATGTAGCCATTCTATGGGGTCTCACAATGCCACATTTTGATGCTTTCGATGCCGTAAAGCTCTTCGCTAACGTGGCTTTAACGCTAAGTGACAATGGAGTTTTCCTTCTTGAAGAGGCAGACAGGGTTTATGGAATATTTTACCAAGTGGGGTACAAGGACATGCTTGTGGAAACCAAAAGCGATGAATACACACTAATCTCTCTTCACGAAGGCTACGACCCAATTAGAGGAGTGTTCAAGAGAACCTACTATAAACTTCCCGGGTTTGAGAAAATCAGTGAGCAGGAACACCGGCTCTGGGACTTAGCTTCCCAGCTCGCACTTGGGAGCGTGTTCTTTAAGGAGCAGCGGCTCATATCCCGCGCAGAGCATGGAGTAAACGGGGTTTCGCATATAATTTATTTAAAAACTCCGAGGAGAAAAGTTGCTAAAGAAATTTTGGGGGAGTAAGGCATGCTCTTTGAGATCGAGATCCCAACGAGAGAGGAGTTTGAGCTGATTGACATCACCCACTTAATAAACCAGAAAATAAGGGAAGCTGACGTGAAAGAAGGGATAGCAGTAATTTTTACGCAGCATACAACCACGGCCCTTTTCATCAACGAAAACGAAAGCGGACTCCTTGAAGACCTTAAAGAATTCCTTCAAAGTCTTATCCCCAAAGGGAAAGGCTACAAGCACGACAGGATAGATAGGAACGCACATTCCCATTTGAGGAGTATCCTCCTAAATCCGAGCCTTGCAATCCCAATAAAAGAGGGGAAGCTTTTGCTTGGCACTTGGCAGAGCGTTATCTTTGTAGAGCTTGATGGACCGAGGAGAAGGAGAGTTTTCATAAAGCTTTGCCAGTGTTGATTTTTTTCTTTTCAAATCCATATTTAAGCAAAAAATAAATCTGCAAGACAAAAATCTTAAATTTTGTAACGTCATGGATAATATTAGAGGTGGTACAGTGTTAGAAGTCTTTGACAAGCTGAAACCGGGAGAGATTGTGTTAGTAGAATATTCATCCAAAGATGACCC comes from Thermococcus aggregans and encodes:
- a CDS encoding class I SAM-dependent methyltransferase yields the protein MSLKELYRYLQWRMNPDDKRAILRFHRIVEAFEKLDEEGLLPKAPRVLDICAGTGIAGVAMAKATDAKALTVLDAREEDLKKVEKWIEIAGLNLKPEIVAGDAREVAKLVGKHDVAILWGLTMPHFDAFDAVKLFANVALTLSDNGVFLLEEADRVYGIFYQVGYKDMLVETKSDEYTLISLHEGYDPIRGVFKRTYYKLPGFEKISEQEHRLWDLASQLALGSVFFKEQRLISRAEHGVNGVSHIIYLKTPRRKVAKEILGE
- a CDS encoding secondary thiamine-phosphate synthase enzyme YjbQ gives rise to the protein MLFEIEIPTREEFELIDITHLINQKIREADVKEGIAVIFTQHTTTALFINENESGLLEDLKEFLQSLIPKGKGYKHDRIDRNAHSHLRSILLNPSLAIPIKEGKLLLGTWQSVIFVELDGPRRRRVFIKLCQC